In the Larus michahellis chromosome 6, bLarMic1.1, whole genome shotgun sequence genome, one interval contains:
- the ING5 gene encoding inhibitor of growth protein 5 has translation MATAMYLEHYLDSIENLPCELQRNFQLMRELDQRTEDKKAEIDSLAAEYIESVKNMLPEERVEHLKKIQSAYSKCKEYSDDKVQLAMQTYEMVDKHIRRLDADLARFEADLKDKLEGSDFENPGSRSLKKGRSQKDKRGSRGRGRRTSEEDTPKKKKLKGGSEFADTILSVHPSDVLDMPVDPNEPTYCLCHQVSYGEMIGCDNPDCPIEWFHFACVDLTTKPKGKWFCPRCVQERKKKK, from the exons ATGGCGACCGCCATGTACCTGGAGCACTACCTGGACA GCATCGAGAACCTGCCCTGCGAGCTGCAGCGGAACTTCCAGCTGATGCGGGAGCTGGACCAGCGCACGgaag ATAAGAAAGCAGAAATTGACAGTCTTGCAGCAGAATACATCGAATCAGTGAAGAACATGTTACCTGAGGAGCGAGTGGAACACCTGAAGAAAATCCAGAGTGCCTACAGCAAATGTAAAGAGTACAGCGATGATAAAGTTCAGCTGGCCATGCAGACGTATGAGATG GTGGATAAGCATATCCGCCGGCTGGATGCAGACTTGGCGCGGTTTGAAGCAGATCTGAAAGATAAACTGGAAGGCAGTGACTTTGAAAACCCTGGATCGCGAAGCCTGAAAA AGGGACGAAGTCAGAAAGACAAAAGAGGCTCTCGCGGTCGAGGCAGGCGAACATCTGAAGAAGAtacaccaaagaaaaagaaactcaaaGGAGG ATCTGAGTTTGCTGATACCATCCTGTCAGTGCATCCCTCGGATGTCCTGGACATGCCAGTGGACCCCAACGAACCTACCTACTGCTTGTGTCACCAGGTGTCCTATGGAGAGATGATTGGCTGTGACAATCCAGAT TGCCCAATTGAGTGGTTCCACTTTGCTTGTGTGGACCTCACCACCAAACCAAAAGGGAAATG GTTTTGTCCTCGTTGtgttcaggagagaaaaaaaaagaagtaa